Proteins encoded by one window of Streptococcus suis S735:
- a CDS encoding aldo/keto reductase — MTRYTFSNGVTVPKIGFGTWQIPDGEVTYGAVSYALEAGYRHIDTAQIYGNEASVGRAIADSGLAREDIFLTTKVWNDKIGYEDTLASVEESMQKLQVDYLDLLLIHWPNPKAVRDSIGWKERNAQVWKALEELYRAGKVKVIGVSNFMEHHLEALLETAEIIPMANQIMLAPGTPQSELVAYCKAKGILLEAYSPFGTGSLFQSQEAADLAKEAGCSVAQLALAWSLDKGFLPLPKSTSPENIKANLEIDGLAISPTAVAKLDKLEGVKGRLDPDQAEF, encoded by the coding sequence ATGACAAGATATACGTTTTCAAATGGTGTAACTGTTCCTAAAATTGGTTTTGGAACTTGGCAGATACCCGATGGTGAAGTGACGTACGGTGCGGTTTCTTATGCATTGGAAGCTGGTTATCGTCACATTGACACGGCACAGATTTATGGCAACGAAGCTAGTGTTGGTCGAGCTATAGCTGATAGTGGTCTAGCTCGTGAGGACATTTTTTTAACAACTAAGGTTTGGAATGACAAGATTGGCTATGAAGATACCCTTGCTTCAGTAGAAGAATCCATGCAAAAACTTCAGGTGGATTATCTGGATTTGTTACTGATCCATTGGCCAAATCCCAAGGCTGTTCGCGACAGCATTGGCTGGAAGGAACGCAATGCCCAGGTTTGGAAGGCATTAGAAGAGCTCTATCGTGCTGGAAAAGTGAAAGTAATTGGAGTTTCTAACTTTATGGAACACCATCTAGAAGCTTTGCTGGAAACGGCTGAGATTATCCCGATGGCTAATCAGATTATGCTGGCCCCAGGAACTCCTCAGTCAGAATTAGTGGCCTACTGCAAAGCCAAAGGGATTCTCTTGGAGGCCTATAGCCCATTTGGTACAGGAAGCCTTTTCCAAAGCCAAGAAGCAGCCGATTTGGCTAAAGAAGCTGGTTGTAGTGTTGCCCAGCTGGCACTAGCTTGGTCTTTAGATAAAGGTTTTCTCCCTCTCCCGAAATCAACTAGTCCAGAAAATATTAAGGCGAATTTGGAAATTGATGGCTTGGCTATTAGTCCGACAGCAGTTGCAAAGTTGGATAAACTAGAAGGAGTAAAAGGTCGACTTGACCCGGATCAGGCTGAATTTTAA
- a CDS encoding QueT transporter family protein gives MNTSKWTARDMAEIALVAAIYVALTLTPPLNAISFGAVQFRLSEMLNFLAFYNRKYIIAVTIGCMISNLIGFGVIDLFVGGFSTLIFVTLGVILFEKYKKDYLFGGLFNKAFFYFSFFFAATMFTIALELKVLYDLPFFLTWLTTAAGELLSLLVGAVVIDKLSKKINFEK, from the coding sequence ATGAATACATCTAAATGGACTGCCAGAGATATGGCAGAAATTGCTCTTGTTGCGGCGATTTATGTCGCTCTTACCTTGACACCGCCATTGAATGCTATTTCCTTCGGGGCTGTTCAGTTTCGTTTGTCTGAAATGCTCAATTTCTTGGCTTTTTATAATCGTAAGTATATTATCGCCGTGACCATTGGCTGCATGATTTCTAACTTGATTGGTTTTGGTGTGATTGACCTCTTTGTGGGTGGATTCTCGACATTAATCTTCGTTACATTGGGAGTTATCCTGTTTGAAAAATACAAGAAGGACTATCTATTCGGTGGATTATTTAACAAGGCTTTCTTTTATTTCTCATTCTTTTTTGCGGCAACTATGTTTACCATTGCTTTAGAATTAAAAGTCTTATATGATCTACCATTCTTTCTAACTTGGTTGACAACAGCAGCAGGAGAATTGCTTTCTCTATTAGTTGGAGCTGTTGTTATCGACAAACTATCCAAGAAAATAAATTTTGAAAAGTAA
- a CDS encoding GtrA family protein, with the protein MKKLFYQLINNEVILYLIAGVAATLVYMVTRMGLFLVIPSILLVTLLANAVAILFAFWTNDRFVFKQAREGWPQRLVKFVSARIATLVMDMALAYLLVQAYPQLIGQFVNHDLTLVNAISTLFSQVLVIVVNYFLSKLFIFKNTK; encoded by the coding sequence ATGAAAAAACTATTTTATCAACTCATCAATAACGAAGTTATTCTCTATTTGATTGCAGGTGTGGCAGCAACCCTTGTCTATATGGTCACTCGAATGGGGCTATTTTTAGTCATTCCTTCCATTCTATTGGTTACTCTTTTAGCCAATGCAGTAGCTATCCTCTTTGCCTTTTGGACCAACGACCGTTTCGTTTTCAAACAAGCCAGAGAGGGTTGGCCTCAGCGATTGGTCAAGTTTGTATCTGCCCGCATCGCGACCTTGGTCATGGATATGGCTCTAGCCTATTTATTAGTACAAGCCTACCCACAATTGATTGGGCAGTTTGTCAACCATGATTTGACACTTGTCAACGCCATTTCCACTCTCTTCTCTCAAGTCTTGGTCATTGTGGTCAACTATTTCTTGAGCAAACTCTTTATCTTTAAAAATACGAAATGA